The following proteins come from a genomic window of Bradyrhizobium paxllaeri:
- a CDS encoding PAS domain S-box protein, whose amino-acid sequence MNIPASLADALLHSASDAIVATDREGRITFWNPGAARIFGFSAEEATGQLLDLIIPENLRARHWEGFRHTMATGTSRYGHGDLLSVPALTKDGGRISVEFTIVILRDDAQEVAGAVAVMRDVTKRFEEIRELKRRLADAGKKS is encoded by the coding sequence ATGAACATTCCGGCCAGCCTTGCTGACGCGCTGCTGCACAGCGCCTCCGACGCGATCGTCGCCACCGATCGCGAGGGGCGTATCACGTTCTGGAATCCGGGTGCGGCGCGGATATTCGGTTTCTCGGCCGAAGAGGCGACCGGCCAGTTGCTCGATCTGATCATTCCCGAAAATCTGCGCGCGCGTCATTGGGAAGGTTTTCGCCACACGATGGCGACGGGAACGAGCCGCTACGGCCACGGCGACCTGCTGTCGGTGCCCGCGCTGACCAAGGACGGCGGACGGATCTCGGTCGAGTTCACGATTGTGATACTGCGAGACGACGCGCAGGAGGTGGCGGGCGCCGTGGCGGTCATGCGCGACGTGACGAAACGGTTTGAAGAAATCAGGGAATTGAAGCGCAGGCTTGCGGATGCCGGCAAGAAGTCCTGA
- a CDS encoding alpha/beta hydrolase has protein sequence MADTYVLVHGAWHTGAEMEAVAGHLRKSGHVVHCPTVAGNNRDDDRSATGLEQAIASIVAYIETNNLRDIRLVGHSYGGMVISGVADRLTDRIKRLVYVNAFVPLDGECLNDMVPPHYVGLFDAVAAANNGAVMLPFEIWRDAFINDADLELAKSAYAKLNLHPYKTFTDKIALKRPLAELPVGKSYVNCRQDIALPHGMPWHPRLSEQLGLFRLVECDGSHEMFFSNPARLAQAIGEAGRD, from the coding sequence ATGGCAGACACCTACGTACTGGTTCATGGCGCGTGGCACACCGGCGCTGAAATGGAAGCGGTGGCCGGGCACTTGCGAAAGAGCGGCCACGTCGTGCATTGCCCGACGGTTGCCGGCAACAACAGGGATGACGATCGCAGCGCGACCGGGCTGGAGCAGGCAATCGCGTCGATCGTCGCCTACATCGAGACGAACAATCTGCGCGACATCAGGCTGGTCGGTCATTCCTATGGCGGGATGGTGATCTCGGGCGTCGCCGACCGCCTGACGGATCGGATCAAGCGCCTCGTCTATGTCAACGCGTTCGTGCCCCTGGACGGCGAATGCCTCAACGACATGGTGCCGCCGCATTATGTCGGCCTGTTCGATGCGGTGGCCGCCGCCAACAACGGCGCGGTGATGCTACCGTTCGAAATCTGGCGCGATGCCTTCATCAACGACGCCGATCTCGAACTGGCGAAGTCCGCCTACGCCAAGCTCAACCTGCATCCGTACAAGACGTTCACCGACAAGATCGCGCTGAAGCGTCCGCTGGCGGAACTGCCGGTCGGCAAGTCCTACGTCAATTGCCGGCAGGACATCGCCTTGCCGCACGGCATGCCCTGGCATCCGCGATTGTCGGAGCAGCTCGGGCTGTTCCGCCTGGTCGAATGCGACGGCAGCCACGAGATGTTCTTCAGCAACCCGGCGCGGTTGGCGCAGGCGATCGGCGAGGCGGGGCGCGATTGA